The following coding sequences are from one Candidatus Nitrosopumilus sp. SW window:
- the leuS gene encoding leucine--tRNA ligase, with amino-acid sequence MTINWTEIENKWRTMWQDNKDFETNPNDKPKKFITVAYPYPNSPQHIGHGRTYTLADVHARYYRMKGYNVLFPMGFHYTGTPVLGMARRIKAGEKEILDGLRNIYHVPEDAIKSFVEPIKIADYFHEEIKSGMIEMGYSIDWRREFTTIVPGYQKFIEWQITTLKEKGRIIQGSHPVGWCPVDQNPVSQHDTMGDVEPKIDDKNFLIKFKLGDSVFPITTLRPETIFGITNLWVNPNTTYKKVSVDGEEWIVSEECAKKISFFEKKVEITGEIPGSEIIGKTATNHDGREIPVLPAEFVEPGMGTGLVMSVPAHAPKDYQALMDLKAKGHELASKLEPIPIIVTEGYGSIPAKEICEKMGVSDQSDDKLEEATKELYLKEFTDGKLNNKCLQFDGEKVQFGRDKIRDWLQENNHLEKFPVLENAPVRCRCGAECVVKVLNNQWFLNYGDEEWKELARNCLDEMNILPNNIKTEFVEVIDWLHERACARQQGLGTKLPWDNDWIVESLSDSVIYMAYYTLSRFVNDGTVQPENLTKEFFDYVLLDKGDVSLAASTSKISEDIINTMKKEFTYFYPVDSRHSGRDLVQNHLSFFVLNHVAIFEKSLWPQEIVVNGSVMMDGAKMSKSMGNIIPLRAAIKDHGADPIRLAIISSAELLQDADFNMESVSGIQNKLESLLEACSSLKKGEIGDLEAEDRWILSKTQSKIAEITEAVEKMRLREALHDILFTFETDLSWYQKRITAKSRDNISGILHQINSDRVAMLSPFAPHVAEEMWERLGNSEMVSKSVWPEYSADKVDAASIQAEELLKSTMDDIANILKVTKITPKKIVIYVNSDETKSKIYRKMLSIMVGGQNNMGVVMKELIADPNTTDAKKMPDFVQKTIKDLHSESEDIKKMKLEAESFDEKEFLKSELSSMGQKEFGVNIEVYSESDSDIYDPKGKAKHARPFKPAILIE; translated from the coding sequence ATGACAATAAACTGGACTGAGATTGAAAACAAATGGAGGACAATGTGGCAAGATAACAAAGACTTTGAAACAAATCCAAACGATAAACCAAAAAAATTCATTACAGTAGCTTATCCATATCCAAACTCACCTCAACACATTGGACATGGCAGAACATACACACTAGCTGATGTTCATGCAAGATATTACAGAATGAAAGGGTACAATGTTCTATTCCCAATGGGATTCCATTACACTGGAACTCCAGTACTGGGTATGGCAAGAAGAATTAAAGCTGGAGAAAAAGAGATTCTAGATGGATTGCGAAATATTTACCACGTTCCAGAAGATGCAATAAAATCATTTGTTGAACCAATAAAGATTGCAGACTATTTCCATGAAGAGATAAAATCAGGAATGATTGAGATGGGTTACTCTATCGATTGGCGTCGTGAATTTACGACTATAGTTCCAGGTTATCAGAAATTTATTGAGTGGCAGATTACCACACTCAAAGAAAAGGGCAGAATCATTCAAGGTAGTCATCCTGTTGGTTGGTGTCCTGTTGATCAAAATCCAGTATCACAACACGATACAATGGGTGATGTGGAACCAAAGATTGATGACAAGAATTTCTTGATTAAATTCAAACTAGGTGATTCTGTATTTCCAATTACAACATTACGTCCTGAAACTATCTTTGGTATAACGAATCTTTGGGTCAATCCAAATACCACATACAAAAAAGTGTCAGTTGATGGTGAAGAATGGATTGTATCTGAAGAATGTGCAAAAAAGATTTCATTCTTTGAGAAAAAAGTTGAGATTACAGGTGAAATTCCAGGATCAGAAATCATTGGCAAAACTGCTACTAATCATGACGGACGAGAGATCCCAGTATTGCCTGCTGAGTTTGTAGAACCTGGTATGGGAACAGGATTGGTAATGTCTGTGCCTGCACACGCACCTAAAGACTATCAAGCATTGATGGATTTGAAGGCAAAAGGCCACGAATTAGCCTCAAAATTAGAGCCCATTCCAATTATTGTAACCGAAGGGTACGGCTCCATCCCAGCCAAAGAGATTTGTGAAAAGATGGGTGTTTCTGATCAATCTGATGACAAGTTAGAAGAAGCAACCAAAGAGTTGTATCTCAAGGAGTTTACTGATGGAAAATTAAATAACAAATGTTTACAATTTGATGGTGAAAAGGTACAGTTTGGTCGAGACAAGATTCGAGATTGGTTGCAAGAAAATAACCATTTAGAAAAATTCCCAGTTTTAGAGAATGCTCCAGTAAGATGTCGTTGTGGAGCTGAATGTGTTGTCAAAGTATTGAACAATCAGTGGTTTTTGAATTATGGTGATGAAGAATGGAAAGAATTAGCTAGAAACTGTTTAGATGAAATGAACATTCTACCAAACAACATCAAGACAGAGTTTGTGGAAGTAATTGATTGGTTACATGAGCGAGCGTGTGCAAGACAACAGGGACTTGGAACTAAACTACCATGGGATAATGACTGGATTGTTGAAAGCTTGTCTGACTCTGTAATTTACATGGCATACTATACATTATCTAGATTTGTAAATGATGGAACTGTACAACCAGAGAATCTCACCAAAGAATTCTTTGATTATGTTTTGTTAGATAAGGGAGATGTTTCACTAGCTGCTTCTACATCAAAAATTTCTGAGGATATTATTAATACGATGAAAAAAGAATTTACATATTTTTATCCTGTTGATTCAAGACATTCAGGTCGAGATTTGGTACAAAATCATTTGTCATTTTTTGTTTTGAATCACGTTGCAATCTTTGAGAAGAGTTTATGGCCACAAGAGATTGTTGTTAACGGTTCAGTAATGATGGATGGTGCTAAAATGTCTAAAAGTATGGGAAACATAATTCCATTGCGAGCGGCAATCAAAGATCATGGTGCAGACCCAATCAGATTGGCAATCATTTCATCAGCTGAGTTACTCCAAGATGCTGATTTTAACATGGAATCAGTCTCAGGAATTCAAAACAAGTTAGAGTCTCTCTTGGAGGCATGTTCTAGCCTCAAAAAAGGCGAAATTGGGGATTTGGAGGCCGAAGACAGGTGGATTTTATCCAAAACTCAGAGCAAGATTGCAGAAATTACAGAAGCTGTCGAAAAAATGAGATTACGTGAAGCACTACATGATATTCTCTTTACATTTGAGACAGACTTGAGTTGGTATCAAAAAAGAATTACAGCTAAAAGTCGCGATAATATTTCAGGAATTTTACACCAAATCAATTCAGATAGAGTTGCAATGTTGTCTCCATTTGCACCACATGTTGCTGAAGAAATGTGGGAAAGACTTGGAAACTCTGAAATGGTTTCAAAATCAGTTTGGCCTGAATATTCTGCTGACAAAGTTGATGCTGCATCAATTCAAGCTGAAGAGTTACTCAAAAGTACCATGGACGATATTGCAAATATTCTCAAAGTTACAAAAATTACTCCAAAAAAGATTGTAATCTATGTAAATTCAGATGAAACAAAATCCAAAATTTATCGCAAGATGCTCAGTATCATGGTAGGGGGGCAAAACAACATGGGAGTTGTAATGAAGGAACTCATTGCAGATCCAAATACTACGGATGCTAAAAAGATGCCAGATTTTGTTCAAAAAACAATCAAGGATTTACACTCAGAGTCTGAGGATATCAAAAAAATGAAGCTTGAAGCTGAATCATTTGATGAAAAAGAATTCTTAAAATCAGAATTAAGCAGTATGGGACAAAAAGAATTTGGTGTGAATATTGAAGTGTATTCAGAATCAGATTCAGATATTTATGATCCTAAAGGAAAAGCAAAACATGCAAGGCCATTCAAGCCTGCAATATTGATTGAATAG
- a CDS encoding uracil-DNA glycosylase, translating into MKQNSILSLNKKIKSCQKCPRLSTYIRDVAKNKVRRFKDEPYYGKPLSGFGDIKAKLLIVGLAPAAHGGNRTGRMFTGDSSGDWLAKVMYKTGFANIPTSQTNNDGLTLNNAYITAAVRCAPPQNKPTKEEMQNCFGFLEQEFQILDNVTTILCLGKIAYDATCKLLDVKPGKFGHNKAFQYDKTTIITSYHPSKQNTQTGRLLWKDWFAVFKRAKKIANK; encoded by the coding sequence ATGAAACAAAATTCAATTCTATCACTAAACAAAAAGATTAAGTCTTGTCAAAAATGTCCAAGACTCTCAACATACATCAGAGATGTTGCCAAAAACAAGGTTAGGCGATTCAAAGATGAGCCATATTATGGCAAACCATTATCAGGGTTTGGAGATATCAAGGCAAAATTACTCATTGTTGGACTAGCACCAGCTGCACATGGTGGAAATAGAACAGGTAGAATGTTTACAGGAGACTCTTCAGGAGATTGGCTTGCTAAAGTGATGTATAAAACTGGATTTGCAAATATCCCTACCAGTCAAACCAATAATGATGGACTGACATTAAACAATGCTTACATTACAGCTGCAGTTAGATGCGCTCCGCCCCAAAACAAACCAACAAAAGAAGAAATGCAAAACTGTTTTGGATTCCTAGAGCAAGAATTCCAAATACTAGACAACGTTACAACAATTCTCTGTTTAGGAAAAATAGCATATGACGCAACCTGTAAACTATTAGATGTAAAACCAGGAAAATTTGGACACAACAAAGCATTCCAATATGATAAAACAACAATAATCACATCTTATCACCCATCAAAACAAAACACACAGACAGGGAGATTACTTTGGAAGGACTGGTTTGCAGTTTTCAAAAGAGCAAAAAAGATTGCAAACAAGTAG
- a CDS encoding DEAD/DEAH box helicase, with the protein MKFCSKCDTKLTQNFEDVGGPGICPKCNPEMIIPKRPTYGMNYSGKTKPCSKGCGAEIYWDEEFKSDSGKFIPIDSRTDEPHNCGGPAESEYIPDEIKQIKKKETTPKIVIPISNEILYDVSKIPQSLIDDDLIIRELVQGHKEESLGIVHYENMVSPEPEKIPIAKLDDVLSENILKGIVKYGFTGLLPFQEESVRLILDGKNSIISAPTGSGKTEAFSIPILEKISQEKKPGVFALFVYPLNALIDDQVSKISKLIENCGLKSTVDIYSIHGGQSSEYKDMIIADAAKKSLIIATNFDFINYHLILQDKKWNELFKNAKIIVMDEAHSYTSFHGSNVYHVLQRMKRYMGDVQFVGSSATLDNSREFFSNMFDLPPESFSFIKSVTRRKRNMHMLFVIPRKFGQRTTMEMLASICYKNHSTQLIFSNSHNDAEFLASNVESANDGIRIQIHRGGLDQNNRKLYESQMKAGELDALSCTPTLELGIDIGHVDVVISAFKNEYDSFVQRIGRAGRMGQKSYAICVLDPDDAACHYFARHIDEYLSQDHVIPINKKNSIISDKHEESIEVEAEASVSSDKSQFFDFANSVNLRGSSGEIAIYLNSRKIGTRGVPVGYYQLHQNAIYHFNKQNYEVISLRKSQNGARAYLKKSYENQKRTIPIVRTSILQTSERNAAHRDVVVKKNKLSLRYGIIELSRTITGYLKGNYNDAAENFQTFNGSTIPSWRNFNWKSKHSSVSIIVPSEFITKSSETKSQIANDSRIHTICHVLINAAKIITKSESNDIDVYYENGIIYLYDNSSDGFNGCSKIIYEDFEKILKTCFSLLHDCDCPVDSKQKKAITDGQKWGGCPKCTFTNNYCQTKNKELSKKDAIDFFAVFV; encoded by the coding sequence ATGAAATTTTGCTCAAAATGTGATACAAAGCTTACACAAAACTTTGAAGATGTAGGTGGTCCTGGAATTTGTCCAAAATGTAATCCTGAAATGATAATTCCAAAACGCCCTACATATGGAATGAATTATTCAGGAAAAACAAAACCCTGTTCCAAAGGATGCGGAGCTGAAATTTACTGGGATGAGGAATTCAAATCCGATAGTGGAAAATTTATCCCAATTGATTCTAGGACTGATGAACCACACAACTGTGGTGGCCCTGCAGAATCTGAATACATTCCTGATGAAATAAAACAAATAAAGAAAAAAGAAACTACGCCAAAAATTGTAATTCCTATCTCCAATGAAATTCTTTACGATGTTTCAAAAATCCCACAATCTCTTATTGATGATGATCTGATAATTCGTGAATTAGTTCAAGGTCACAAAGAAGAATCCTTAGGTATAGTTCATTATGAGAATATGGTTTCCCCTGAACCTGAAAAAATACCAATTGCAAAACTTGATGATGTCCTATCTGAGAATATTCTAAAAGGAATTGTAAAGTATGGCTTTACTGGATTATTGCCTTTTCAAGAAGAATCTGTTCGTTTGATTTTAGATGGAAAAAACTCTATAATTTCTGCACCCACTGGTTCTGGAAAGACTGAAGCATTTAGTATTCCAATTTTGGAAAAAATTTCACAAGAAAAAAAACCTGGAGTCTTTGCTCTTTTTGTATATCCATTAAATGCACTAATTGATGACCAAGTTTCAAAAATCTCAAAACTAATTGAAAACTGTGGATTGAAAAGTACAGTTGATATCTATTCTATTCATGGAGGGCAAAGCTCTGAATACAAAGACATGATAATTGCAGATGCTGCAAAAAAATCATTAATAATTGCAACAAACTTTGATTTTATCAATTACCATTTGATTCTACAAGACAAAAAATGGAATGAACTATTCAAGAATGCAAAGATAATAGTTATGGATGAAGCCCACTCCTACACTAGTTTTCATGGCTCCAATGTGTATCATGTCTTGCAAAGAATGAAGAGATACATGGGAGATGTACAGTTTGTTGGTTCTTCAGCTACTTTGGATAACTCTAGAGAATTTTTCTCAAACATGTTTGATTTGCCTCCTGAATCATTCTCATTTATCAAAAGTGTAACTCGTCGAAAAAGAAACATGCACATGTTATTTGTAATACCTCGTAAATTTGGACAGAGAACAACAATGGAGATGCTGGCATCAATTTGCTACAAGAATCATTCCACACAACTAATCTTTAGCAACTCACACAATGATGCAGAATTTCTTGCATCAAATGTAGAGTCTGCAAATGATGGGATTAGAATCCAAATTCATCGTGGCGGTTTGGATCAAAATAACAGAAAACTCTACGAATCACAAATGAAGGCAGGAGAATTAGATGCACTATCATGTACTCCTACTTTGGAGCTTGGAATCGATATTGGTCATGTTGATGTGGTAATTTCGGCCTTCAAAAATGAATATGATTCCTTTGTACAGAGAATAGGACGTGCAGGTAGGATGGGACAGAAATCTTATGCCATTTGTGTACTTGACCCTGATGATGCAGCGTGTCATTACTTTGCTAGACACATAGATGAATATCTCTCACAAGACCATGTAATTCCAATCAATAAGAAAAACTCTATAATTTCAGACAAACATGAAGAATCAATTGAAGTTGAGGCAGAAGCTTCCGTGTCTTCAGACAAATCACAGTTCTTTGATTTTGCAAATAGTGTAAATCTTCGTGGTTCATCAGGTGAGATTGCAATTTATTTGAATTCTAGAAAAATTGGAACTCGTGGAGTTCCTGTTGGATATTACCAATTACATCAAAACGCAATTTATCATTTCAATAAACAAAACTATGAGGTAATCTCTCTGAGAAAATCTCAGAACGGCGCACGTGCATATCTGAAAAAATCATATGAGAATCAGAAAAGAACAATTCCTATTGTTAGAACCTCTATCTTGCAGACATCTGAGAGAAATGCTGCACACAGAGATGTTGTTGTGAAAAAGAACAAACTATCTTTACGTTATGGGATAATAGAACTTAGTCGGACTATTACTGGTTATCTTAAAGGAAACTATAACGATGCAGCTGAGAACTTTCAGACTTTTAATGGAAGCACAATTCCATCTTGGAGGAATTTTAACTGGAAGTCAAAGCATTCCTCTGTAAGTATCATTGTTCCATCTGAATTTATTACAAAGTCATCTGAAACAAAGAGCCAGATTGCAAATGATTCTAGAATTCATACCATTTGTCATGTATTGATTAATGCTGCAAAAATCATCACAAAATCTGAGTCAAATGACATTGACGTGTACTATGAAAATGGAATAATCTATCTTTATGATAATTCTTCAGATGGCTTTAATGGGTGCAGTAAGATTATTTATGAAGATTTTGAGAAAATATTAAAAACCTGTTTTTCACTATTACATGATTGTGATTGTCCAGTGGATTCAAAGCAGAAAAAGGCAATTACAGATGGTCAAAAATGGGGTGGATGTCCTAAATGCACGTTTACTAACAATTATTGCCAGACAAAAAATAAGGAACTATCAAAAAAGGATGCAATAGATTTTTTTGCAGTATTTGTTTAG